The proteins below come from a single Chrysoperla carnea chromosome 1, inChrCarn1.1, whole genome shotgun sequence genomic window:
- the LOC123290561 gene encoding nuclear factor of activated T-cells 5 isoform X1: MKMTMSTASTLAPRVHRKVLRVATKRLNNNNHHNRNFSIGKGRASMIRGNGGGAINSVDPCENSNDSGLGFDHHMDYPLVPRNKYQRGEYPNNWSNNNNERNESKKCKMEIKMESDDSNDNYSFPENTTNCKETTSLIRTAPASMIPSLGRTANHNPTQTRAVPRCLPLTNRRSPTGPITLTTQLGNISRNNKVQLQIICQPEQQHRARYQTEGSRGAVKDRTGNGFPIVKLIGYDKPATLQVFIGTDMGRVAPHMFYQACRVSGKNSTPCVEKKIEGTIVIEVELDPTKEMMVTCDCVGILKERNVDVEHRFPDQSGPRSKKKSTRCRMVFRTTITHDDGSTETLQTSSQPIVCTQPPGVPEICKKSLSMCPTTGNVELFILGKNFLKDTRVIFQQTKHEVNGDRDLLWEETVTPDKEYLQQTHLVCIVPPYIRHNITDPVAVSLFVVSSGKTSEPHQFMYTPSSPPSTSATVTSPAFMAARDEIRPVMLWQTMSDITPKAEMDVGMMPPPTSLMPLSQRRPSTNMNMIVPDSLKTEMMDDNSSNSDITVARYNENSMDVHPSDSNMGSMSDNSMDGSTMMQRTSMLATSSMSVLHSEPETITLKKENMDRRGSINLTGPTENMVLGMALQNENSMDVSIPPLPVSLEKNLENSLRPPHVVHDANSINAIRCTEPNPTLPIAVNEGNIGAMRLSETSVAMPNLRSDPSDVMIARDELKGIDLRMKGPIVTVADLINTQSPSLATLRHFGVSEANAGPLPAQSGQSVENYLTTIESGQTKLINNQTTILSNDMNNQKMLLTDSTKLDITSATIFNSQASVNNPLFAQTNTSTQSTMNPLNGLMPPPVITGDQSNIMENGTATKALFTEAAELTTTQSITNDILVSTNLSNSNISHTNIPPPIESHLNTIPFSQPSTELSLPTVAPPTLIPNNSLIYTPQTKSDTTLAMISQSTNNELTVITNHLLSQVQAQQTTLAVAQSAVRLDALVATAMETNILKPTAATVKLDALVNSTVETHMGSPPSMSMSTSSEPAATYLSSPPASQNIASPQNQTSSSPIICPQSTVSTHPLSPTAVSKREIINTPSLKPPDLILNSNLMCPNNTTQENLMLNNICQATSPCQPCQIIPPTQEPVLSPTRKVPPVAIKNLILSATNIMDSESQLRAQQTIQSILQEQSLENAAVQATSTATSTIIDQQLNTMFPTDGANNSGVDTPPLLTNEPNTTNTATHFITQSSFNTTHNTSSQNVVTTENSPVIPVPVKEMVNSDTTVPSINTTNTGNTTVGKERLITQEITSMSDTDLLSYINTSCFDQGTLNQ; this comes from the exons ATGAAGATGACTATGTCAACGGCGTCAACATTGGCGCCGCGTGTACACCGTAAGGTGTTACGTGTCGCAACCAAACGACTgaacaataataatcatcataatcgTAATTTTTCAATTGGAAAAGGACGAGCGAGTATGATACGTGGCAATGGTGGGGGTGCCATTAATAGTGTTGATCCATGTGAGAATTCCAATGATAGTGGCTTGGGATTCGATCATCACATGGATTATCCGTTAGTACCACGGAATAAATATCAACGTGGTGAATACCCTAATAACTGgtcaaataacaataatgaaCGTAACGAatcgaaaaaatgtaaaatggaaattaaaatGGAATCGGATGATTCGAATGATAATTATTCGTTTCCAGAAAATACCACCAACTGCAAGGAAACTACATC acTAATTCGTACTGCTCCAGCATCAATGATTCCATCATTAGGACGTACCGCAAATCATAATCCTACCCAGACACGTGCAGTTCCTCGTTGTCTTCCGCTTACAAATCGAAGATCTCCCACCGGCCCGATAACACTCACAACACAACTCGGTAATATTTCACGTAACAATAAAGTGCaacttcaaattatttgtcaacCTGAACAACAACATCGTGCTAGATACCAAACAGAAGGAAGTCGTGGTGCTGTTAAAGATCGAACTGGAAATGGTTTCCCAATTGTTAAACTTATCGGCTATGATAAACCAGCAACATTACAG GTTTTTATTGGTACCGATATGGGACGAGTAGCACCACATATGTTTTATCAAGCATGCCGCGTAAGTGGGAAAAATTCAACACCATGTGTTGAGAAAAAGATTGAAGGTACAATTGTGATTGAAGTTGAATTGGATCCAACGAAAGAAATGATGGTCACATGCGATTGTGTTGGCATTTTAAAAGAGCGTAATGTCGATGTAGAACATCGATTTCCGGATCAATCCGGTCCACGAAGTAAAAAGAAATCAACCCGATGTCGAATGGTATTTCGAACAACAATTACACATGATGATGGCAGTACTGAAACTTTACAAACATCATCGCAGCCAATTGTTtgca CTCAACCACCTGGTGTTCcagaaatttgtaaaaagtcATTAAGTATGTGTCCGACGACTGGAaatgttgaattatttatattaggtaAAAATTTCCTGAAAGATACACGAGTGATATTCCAACAAACCAAACATGAAGTTAATGGAGATCGAGATTTATTATGGGAGGAAACTGTTACTCCCGACAAAGAATATTTACAACAG acaCATTTGGTATGTATTGTGCCGCCGTATATCAGGCACAATATAACAGATCCGGTGGCAGTGAGCCTATTTGTTGTATCTAGCGGTAAAACCAGCGAGCCACATCAATTTATGTATACTCCTTCTTCCCCTCCTAGTACATCAGCAACTG TGACATCCCCGGCATTCATGGCCGCCAGAGACGAAATACGTCCTGTTATGCTCTGGCAAACAATGTCAGACATCACACCAAAAGCTGAAATGGATGTTGGTATGATGCCACCTCCAACTTCATTGATGCCATTATCACAGCGAAGACCTTCCACCAACATGAATATGATTGTTCCTGATTCATTAAAAACTGAAATGATGGATGACAACAGTTCTAATTCCGATATTACAGTCGCTCGTTACAATGAAAATTCCATGGATGTACATCCGAGTGATAGTAACATGGGATCAATGAGCGATAATAGTATGGACGGAAGTACAATGATGCAACGAACAAGCATGCTAGCTACTAGTTCGATGTCTGTCCTACACAGTGAACCCGAAACGATCacactcaaaaaagaaaatatggaCAGACGAGGTTCTATAAATCTCACTGGACCTACAGAAAATATGGTGCTAGGAATGGCGCTCCAAAATGAGAACAGTATGGATGTAAGCATTCCACCATTGCCTGTCTCGTTAGAAAAAAACTTAGAAAATTCACTGAGACCACCTCATGTAGTACACGACGCAAACAGTATAAACGCAATTCGATGTACTGAGCCAAACCCAACATTACCAATCGCTGTAAATGAGGGTAATATTGGGGCAATGCGATTGAGTGAAACTAGTGTAGCCATGCCAAATTTAAGATCTGATCCATCAGACGTAATGATTGCGCGAGACGAATTAAAAGGTATCGATTTACGAATGAAAGGTCCTATTGTAACTGTAGCGGATCTAATAAATACACAATCACCATCATTGGCAACCTTACGTCATTTTGGTGTATCAGAAGCGAATGCTGGACCATTGCCAGCACAAAGTGGACAaagtgttgaaaattatttaacaacaatTGAATCAGGTCAAACgaaattaatcaataatcaaaCAACAATTTTATCGAATGACatgaataatcaaaaaatgcttttaactGATTCAACAAAACTTGATATTACATCCGCAACCATATTTAATTCACAAGCATCTGTTAATAATCCATTATTCGCACAAACAAATACATCCACACAATCTACGATGAATCCGTTAAATGGGTTAATGCCACCGCCAGTGATAACCGGAGACCAATCGAATATTATGGAAAATGGAACAGCGACAAAAGCGTTATTCACCGAGGCAGCAGAATTAACAACAACACAATCAATAACAAATGATATTTTGGTTAGTACCAATTTATCCAATTCTAATATTAGTCACACTAATATCCCACCACCCATTGAATCTCATTTAAATACAATTCCATTCTCCCAACCTTCGACTGAACTTAGTTTACCAACTGTTGCACCACCAACCTTAATCCCAAACAATTCCTTAATCTACACACCTCAAACCAAATCTGATACCACTCTTGCAATGATATCTCAAAGTACGAACAATGAACTCACTGTGATAACCAACCACTTGTTGTCACAGGTCCAAGCGCAGCAGACAACCTTAGCTGTTGCTCAATCAGCTGTACGTTTAGATGCATTGGTTGCCACAGCAATGGAAACCAATATATTAAAACCTACAGCCGCAACAGTTAAATTGGATGCTTTGGTCAATTCAACGGTTGAAACACACATGGGAAGTCCACCGTCAATGTCAATGTCAACTTCATCGGAACCTGCCGCAACGTATTTATCATCTCCGCCTGCGTCACAAAATATCGCTTCGCCACAAAACCAAACATCTTCGTCGCCTATTATTTGTCCTCAATCAACAGTTTCAACTCATCCATTATCACCCACTGCTGTCTCAAAACGAGAAATCATTAATACACCATCACTTAAACCAccagatttaattttaaactcaaatttaATGTGCCCGAATAACACGACTCAAGAGAATCTTATGTTAAATAACATATGTCAAGCAACGTCACCGTGTCAACCATGTCAAATCATTCCACCAACCCAAGAACCAGTATTAAGTCCAACACGTAAAGTTCCTCCAgtcgcaattaaaaatttaatattaagtgCAACAAATATCATGGATTCAGAAAGTCAACTTCGTGCACAACAAACCATTCAATCAATTCTCCAAGAACAATCACTTGAGAATGCAGCAGTACAAGCTACGTCAACGGCAACATCAACAATTATCGATCAACAATTGAATACAATGTTTCCAACGGACGGAGCAAATAATTCCGGTGTTGATACACCGCCATTACTTACCAACGAACCAAACACAACAAATACCGCAACACATTTCATTACACAATCATCATTTAACACAACTCATAATACCTCATCACAAAATGTTGTTACGACAGAAAATAGTCCGGTCATTCCAGTGCCAGTCAAAGAAATGGTGAATTCTGATACAACGGTGCCATCAATAAATACTACTAACACGGGAAATACAACGGTGGGAAAAGAACGATTAATTACGCAAGAAATTACAAGCATGTCCGATACTGATCTCCTTAGTTACATAAATACCAGCTGCTTTGATCAAGGtacattaaatcaataa